Below is a window of Lacibacter sp. H407 DNA.
AGGTTTGGCGTGAATTGCACGACCACCCTCTTTACTTACCTGTGGCAAACCATCAATGGCATCACCAGTTACATTGAACAAACGGCCGCTGATGAGTTCACCGGTTGGCATGGTAATGTTCTTACCTGTATCCACCACTTCCATTCCACGTACCAAACCTTCGGTTCCGTCCATCGCAATGGTACGAACACTGTCCTCGCCGAGGTGCTGTTGCACTTCCATTACAAGGATTTCACCGTTTGGACGCTTTAATTCAAGAGCACTGTAAATTTCGGGGAGAGTACCGTGAAACTGAACGTCTACAACGGCTCCGATCACCTGTTTAACCTTACCAATATTGGCCATAGTCAATGTATTTAAGAAAAGGGGTTATTATTCAGGGCGCAAAGGTAAGGGTGGGAGAATGAATTGCCAATTTGTTGACCCCGATTTTTAAAATTGGGGAAAAAAGCCGGAAAACCTTGGGGCTGTGGACTTTTGAGCCTTGGTTTTTCTTTGGTTCGGGCTGTACGCTGTACCTCCGCTTTGCTCCGGTGCCGCTTCCATCCCACAGCCCATCGACTGATTTACAAAACCGCTTCTTTTTGCACAATACCCGTCAATTCAAAACTTTTTGCTCACTTTGTGGTTATTGAGCACAATGTTTAATCTTAAATACAAACGAATGAAACGTATGTCTCTCCGCTTTTTGTTACCAGTTTTAGCAATTGCAGCATTTGCTGCCTGTAACAACGAAGAAGCCACAACAACAACTGAAACGAAAGAACCTGTTCTGAAAGAAGAAAGCATCACGTATACCGGCGACAGTATTACCATGAATGGCTTTGTGGTGTACGATGAAAATATTGAAGGTGCCCGCCCGGCTGTATTGGTAGTTCCGGAATGGTGGGGATTGACTGACTATGGAATGATGCGTGCCCGTGAACTTGCGAAGCTTGGCTATATTGCTATGGCCATTGATATGTATGGCAATGGTAAAACAGCCGATAACCCGGATAGTGCCGGAGCGTTTGCAACTCCTTTTTATCAAAACCCACAAATGGCAAAAACCCGTATTGAAGCGGCCATTGCTAAAATCAAAACCTATCCGCAAACCGATGCAGCCAATGTTGCAGCTATCGGTTATTGCTTTGGCGGAGCAATGGTATTGAATACTGCCCGCATGGGTATCGACTTAAAAGGCGTGGTAAGCTTTCATGGAAATTTAGTTGGCACTCCACTTAATAAGGACTTGTTGAAATCAAAGATCCTTGTTTGTCATGGTGCGGCCGATCCATTTGTACCGGTTGAAGAAGTGGCCAAATTCAAAAAAGAGATGGATTCAACAGGCATTGCTTATACATTTGAAGAATATGCAGATGCGGTGCACGCATTCACCAATCCCAACGCAACAGCAATGGGCGAAAAATTTAAAATTCCAATCAAGTATAACGCAGCAGCTGATACAGCCAGCTGGAAGGATATGAACGAATTCTTTACCTCGCTGTTCCAACAACAGTAATTACTATTCAATTAGTGGAAGGGCTTTCGAAAGAAAGCCCTTTTTTTATTGCAGGCAGTTTTACTGCAACTTCATCAGTTCCTCATTTGAGTAAATAGGTTATTCTGCATGAAACACATTTCTACGCACTCGTTTTCGTAAAAAAGATTGGTTTATAACTTCATATAAAATAAATTGAGGCACCAAAAACAACCAACTCATGGCGCTTCAACCCTGGCGTACCGGCAAGATCATTCGTATTGTTGACGAAACGCCCAATACAAAACGTTACTGGATCCAGCTTTCAGAACTGGATGTATTTGATTTTAAGCCCGGTCAATTTGTGCAGCTCGAATTTCCGATTCACGAACAGCAAAGCAAACGCCTACGCAGTTACAGCATTGCATCATGGCCCGATGGTACCAATGTATTTGAACTGCTCATTGTATTAAATGAAGCAGGTGCAGGCACCACCTGGTTATTTAATAACGCAACTGTAGGAACCGAATTTCCTGTACGTGGTGCTATGGGTGTGTTTACGTTGCCCGACCCAATTGAAAAAGATCTCTTCTTTATTTGTACAGGAACAGGTATTGCACCATTCCGCAGTATGGCACATTATATTAAGTTGCATAATCTTCCGCATAAAAATATTTATCTGTTGTTTGGCACACGCAAAAAAACAGACCTTCTTTATTACGAAGAATTAACACAGCTGCAGAAAGAACTTCCGGGCTTTCATTATGTACCCACGCTTTCACGGGAAGAATGGGAGGGTCGCACCGGTTATGTACATCCTATCTACGAAGAGTTATGCAGCAGCAGACAAGAAGCAAGTTTTTATCTCTGCGGATGGAAAGCCATGATCGATGAAACAAAGAAGCGCATTATGGAAATGGGCTACGATAAGAAAGCGATTCATCAGGAGTTATATGGATAATGTTCATCATTACAACAGATGAGAGGAAACAGTTTTTTTGATGACGATCATCAATTGATGTCATTCATTCAACTGCGACCTTTCGCCTTTCAAAAGAAAAGCATTTGTCGAAATCATTTTCTGA
It encodes the following:
- a CDS encoding ferredoxin--NADP reductase, translated to MALQPWRTGKIIRIVDETPNTKRYWIQLSELDVFDFKPGQFVQLEFPIHEQQSKRLRSYSIASWPDGTNVFELLIVLNEAGAGTTWLFNNATVGTEFPVRGAMGVFTLPDPIEKDLFFICTGTGIAPFRSMAHYIKLHNLPHKNIYLLFGTRKKTDLLYYEELTQLQKELPGFHYVPTLSREEWEGRTGYVHPIYEELCSSRQEASFYLCGWKAMIDETKKRIMEMGYDKKAIHQELYG
- a CDS encoding dienelactone hydrolase family protein yields the protein MKRMSLRFLLPVLAIAAFAACNNEEATTTTETKEPVLKEESITYTGDSITMNGFVVYDENIEGARPAVLVVPEWWGLTDYGMMRARELAKLGYIAMAIDMYGNGKTADNPDSAGAFATPFYQNPQMAKTRIEAAIAKIKTYPQTDAANVAAIGYCFGGAMVLNTARMGIDLKGVVSFHGNLVGTPLNKDLLKSKILVCHGAADPFVPVEEVAKFKKEMDSTGIAYTFEEYADAVHAFTNPNATAMGEKFKIPIKYNAAADTASWKDMNEFFTSLFQQQ